In the Mycolicibacterium thermoresistibile genome, one interval contains:
- a CDS encoding MMPL family transporter, which yields MLETLARRIVAAPRRVLALVVLVIVGAAMFGLPVAGSLSAGGFRDPHSESAQASALLAERFDQTDMQLLVTVSSSAGVYGEAARRVGTEIVAALEASPQVAGVQSPWTVPPGAGDRLVSEDATAGLIVAPIRGNETESSDIARQLAAAVGSDRDRVNVRAGGPALVNAQIDTQTEHDLLVMEAIAIPLSFVVLVWVFGGLLAAALPLAVGVLAIVGSMAVLRTFTMFTEVSVFALNLSIAMGLALAIDYTLLLLNRYRDELAEGCSREQAVIRTMTSAGRTVIFSAVIVATSMVPLALFPMYFLRSFAYAGVGVVAFALCAALVITPAAITVLGARLDSWDIRRLIRRLMRRTPAAAEPAPRAVCGSKWYRWAKAVMRHWLVAGLAVTVVLLLLGAPFLGVRWGFPDERVLPRSASAHQVGHELRTNFATDSASDVTVVLPDAPGLTADELAGYAARLSEVTDVAWVSAPAGTFVRGRSVGPPSAPTGIADGSAFVTVGSVAPLFSDDSLEQLNDIRAVPAPGGTAVQLTGTAQINHDIVVAVTSRLTVVLTVIALTTLVWLFLLTGSIVLPIKALVLNALSLTAAFGALVWIFQDGHLGALGTTPSGTMAVTMPALLLCVAFGISMDYEVFLIARIREHWLASSRTAAANDEAVALGVARTARVITAAALIMSISFAALIGAQVSFMRMIGLGLMVAVLVDATLVRLILVPAFMHVMGRANWWAPAPLARWHDRFGIREAADAPDRPRSDPAPTPVAAVAAGAGAPAPG from the coding sequence ATGCTCGAAACCCTGGCCCGGCGAATCGTGGCGGCGCCGCGCCGCGTCCTGGCGCTGGTGGTGCTGGTCATCGTCGGCGCCGCGATGTTCGGGCTGCCGGTCGCCGGCAGCCTGTCCGCGGGCGGATTCCGCGACCCGCACTCGGAGTCCGCGCAGGCGTCGGCGTTGCTGGCCGAACGGTTCGATCAGACCGACATGCAGTTGCTGGTGACCGTCAGTTCGTCCGCCGGGGTGTACGGCGAGGCCGCGCGGCGGGTGGGAACCGAGATCGTCGCCGCGCTCGAGGCCTCCCCGCAGGTGGCCGGCGTGCAGTCGCCGTGGACTGTCCCGCCGGGCGCCGGTGACCGGTTGGTCAGCGAGGACGCCACCGCGGGACTGATCGTCGCGCCGATTCGGGGCAATGAGACCGAATCCTCGGACATCGCAAGGCAACTGGCCGCGGCCGTGGGATCCGACCGGGACCGGGTGAACGTGCGTGCCGGTGGTCCGGCGCTGGTCAACGCGCAGATCGACACCCAGACCGAACACGATCTGCTGGTGATGGAGGCGATCGCGATCCCGCTCAGCTTCGTGGTGCTGGTCTGGGTGTTCGGCGGTCTGCTCGCCGCGGCGCTGCCGCTGGCGGTGGGGGTGCTGGCCATCGTCGGGTCGATGGCGGTGCTGCGCACCTTCACCATGTTCACCGAGGTGTCGGTCTTCGCGTTGAACCTCAGCATCGCGATGGGGTTGGCCCTGGCCATCGATTACACGCTGTTGCTGCTCAACCGGTACCGCGACGAACTCGCCGAGGGCTGCAGCCGGGAACAGGCGGTGATCCGCACCATGACGTCGGCGGGCCGCACCGTGATCTTCTCCGCGGTGATCGTCGCGACGTCGATGGTGCCGCTGGCGCTGTTCCCGATGTACTTTCTGCGTTCGTTCGCCTACGCCGGGGTCGGGGTGGTGGCGTTCGCGTTGTGCGCGGCGCTGGTGATCACCCCGGCGGCGATCACGGTGCTCGGCGCCCGGCTGGATTCGTGGGACATCCGCAGACTGATCCGCAGACTGATGCGCCGCACGCCGGCCGCGGCCGAACCGGCGCCGCGCGCGGTGTGCGGGTCGAAGTGGTACCGGTGGGCGAAGGCGGTCATGCGGCATTGGCTGGTCGCCGGCCTGGCGGTCACCGTCGTGCTGCTGCTCCTGGGGGCGCCGTTCCTGGGGGTGCGCTGGGGGTTCCCGGACGAACGGGTGCTGCCGCGGTCGGCGTCGGCACATCAGGTCGGCCACGAACTGCGCACCAACTTCGCCACCGACTCCGCGTCCGACGTCACCGTCGTCCTCCCGGACGCGCCCGGCCTCACCGCCGACGAACTCGCAGGCTACGCCGCCCGGCTGTCCGAGGTCACCGATGTGGCGTGGGTGTCGGCACCGGCGGGCACGTTCGTCCGGGGTCGATCGGTGGGACCGCCGTCGGCGCCCACCGGGATCGCCGACGGCAGCGCGTTCGTCACGGTGGGCAGCGTGGCGCCGTTGTTCTCCGACGACTCGCTGGAACAGCTGAACGACATCCGCGCCGTCCCGGCGCCCGGCGGCACGGCGGTGCAGCTGACCGGCACCGCGCAGATCAACCACGACATCGTGGTCGCCGTCACCAGCAGGTTGACGGTGGTGCTGACCGTGATCGCGCTGACCACGCTGGTCTGGTTGTTCCTGCTCACCGGCAGCATCGTGCTGCCGATCAAGGCCCTGGTGCTCAACGCCCTGTCGCTCACCGCGGCGTTCGGTGCGTTGGTGTGGATCTTCCAGGACGGCCACCTCGGGGCGCTCGGCACCACCCCCAGCGGCACCATGGCCGTCACCATGCCGGCGCTGCTGCTGTGCGTGGCGTTCGGCATCTCGATGGACTACGAGGTGTTCCTGATCGCCCGGATCCGCGAGCACTGGCTGGCCTCCTCCCGCACCGCCGCCGCCAACGACGAGGCGGTGGCGCTGGGGGTGGCCCGCACCGCCCGGGTGATCACCGCGGCCGCGCTGATCATGTCGATCTCGTTCGCCGCGCTGATCGGCGCGCAGGTGTCGTTCATGCGGATGATCGGGCTCGGGCTGATGGTGGCGGTGCTGGTGGACGCCACCCTGGTCCGGCTGATCCTGGTGCCGGCGTTCATGCACGTGATGGGCCGCGCCAATTGGTGGGCTCCGGCGCCGCTGGCCCGCTGGCACGACCGGTTCGGCATCCGCGAGGCGGCGGACGCCCCGGACCGGCCGCGGTCCGATCCCGCCCCGACACCGGTGGCCGCCGTTGCGGCCGGCGCGGGCGCGCCGGCGCCCGGGTGA
- a CDS encoding ParA family protein, whose product MTDDAVTAEVVGLTGRPPRPIPEPPPKSTHGPAKVIAMCNQKGGVGKTTSTINLGASLAEYGRRVLLVDLDPQGALSAGLGVPHYDLDHTVYNLLVEPRVSIDEVLVSTRVRNLDLVPSNIDLSAAEIQLVTEVGREQALARALHPVLDRYDYVLIDCQPSLGLLTVNGLACSDGVIIPTECEYFSLRGLALLTDTVDKVRDRLNPKLEISGILVTRYDPRTVNSREVMARVVERFDDLVFDTVITRTVRFPETSVAGEPITTWAPKSTGAEAYRSLAREVIHRFGA is encoded by the coding sequence ATGACCGACGACGCAGTCACCGCAGAAGTCGTCGGCCTGACCGGCCGGCCACCACGACCGATACCGGAACCGCCGCCGAAATCCACCCACGGACCGGCCAAGGTCATCGCGATGTGCAACCAGAAGGGCGGCGTCGGCAAGACCACCTCGACGATCAACCTCGGCGCCAGCCTGGCCGAATACGGGCGCCGGGTGCTGCTGGTGGACCTCGATCCGCAGGGCGCCCTGTCGGCCGGCCTCGGGGTGCCGCACTACGACCTCGACCACACCGTCTACAACCTGCTGGTCGAACCCCGGGTGTCGATCGACGAGGTGCTGGTCTCCACCCGGGTCCGCAACCTGGACCTGGTGCCCAGCAACATCGACCTGTCCGCCGCCGAGATCCAGCTGGTCACCGAGGTGGGCCGCGAGCAGGCCCTGGCCCGCGCCCTGCACCCGGTGCTGGACCGCTACGACTACGTGCTGATCGACTGCCAACCCTCGCTGGGGCTGCTCACCGTGAACGGGTTGGCCTGCTCCGACGGGGTCATCATCCCGACCGAATGCGAATACTTCTCGCTGCGCGGTCTGGCGCTGCTGACCGACACCGTCGACAAGGTCCGCGACCGGCTCAACCCGAAGCTGGAGATCAGCGGCATCCTGGTCACCCGCTACGATCCGCGCACCGTCAACTCCCGCGAGGTGATGGCCCGCGTGGTGGAGCGGTTCGACGATCTGGTGTTCGACACGGTCATCACCCGGACCGTGCGATTCCCGGAGACCAGCGTCGCCGGCGAACCGATCACCACCTGGGCGCCGAAGTCCACCGGCGCCGAGGCCTACCGGTCGCTGGCGCGTGAGGTGATTCACCGGTTCGGCGCGTGA
- a CDS encoding segregation/condensation protein A, translating into MSGQPDSDTGHHDEAATGFQVRLANFEGPFDLLLQLIFAHRLDVTEVALHQVTDDFIAYTRQIGRELSLEETTAFLVVAATLLDLKAARLLPDGSVHDEEDLALLEVRDLLFARLLQYRAFKHVAEMFAELEAAALRSYPRSVSLEERYTRLLPEVMLGVDAERFAEIAAAALTPRPVPTVATEHLHAPKVSVPEQAKRLLSLLERRGPGQWASFGELVADCQTGLEIVGRFLALLELYRARTVAFEQSEPLGVLQVSWTGERPTDEHLATAESEDDD; encoded by the coding sequence GTGAGTGGGCAGCCCGACTCCGACACCGGACACCACGACGAGGCAGCCACCGGGTTCCAGGTCCGACTGGCCAATTTCGAGGGCCCGTTCGACCTGCTGCTGCAGCTGATCTTCGCGCACCGGCTGGACGTCACCGAGGTGGCGCTGCACCAGGTGACCGACGACTTCATCGCCTACACCCGCCAGATCGGCCGGGAGCTGTCGTTGGAGGAGACGACCGCGTTCCTGGTGGTGGCGGCCACGCTGCTGGATCTGAAGGCGGCTCGGTTGCTGCCGGACGGGTCGGTCCACGACGAAGAGGATCTGGCCCTGCTGGAGGTGCGGGACCTGCTGTTCGCGCGGCTGCTGCAGTACCGCGCGTTCAAGCACGTCGCCGAGATGTTCGCCGAGCTGGAGGCCGCCGCGCTGCGCAGCTATCCCCGGTCGGTGTCGCTCGAGGAGCGCTACACCCGGCTGCTGCCCGAGGTGATGCTGGGGGTGGACGCCGAGCGGTTCGCTGAGATCGCGGCGGCGGCGCTCACCCCGCGGCCGGTCCCGACGGTGGCCACCGAGCATCTGCACGCGCCCAAGGTGTCGGTGCCCGAACAGGCCAAACGGCTGCTGTCGCTGTTGGAGCGGCGCGGACCGGGCCAGTGGGCGTCGTTCGGTGAACTGGTCGCCGACTGCCAGACCGGGCTGGAGATCGTGGGACGGTTCCTGGCGCTGCTCGAACTGTACCGAGCCCGGACGGTAGCATTCGAGCAGTCAGAACCGCTTGGTGTGCTCCAGGTTTCGTGGACCGGGGAACGACCCACGGACGAACACCTGGCGACCGCTGAGAGCGAGGATGATGACTGA
- the scpB gene encoding SMC-Scp complex subunit ScpB, whose product MTDDVSGARLEDVGGRQDAELGDAELESVLEALLLVVDTPVTVDTLAAVTEQPGARIEEKLRSMADELTARDSGIDLREAGGGWRMYTRTRYAPYVERLLLDGARSKLTRAALETLAVVAYRQPVTRARVSAVRGVNCDAVMRTLLARGLITEAGTDPDTGATTFATTELFLERLGLSSLAELPDIAPLLPDVDVIDDLSESLDEEPRFAKLHASAPEEQPVAFEMDQD is encoded by the coding sequence ATGACTGACGACGTTTCCGGTGCCCGACTCGAGGATGTCGGCGGCCGGCAGGACGCCGAGCTGGGCGACGCCGAACTGGAGTCGGTGCTCGAGGCGCTGCTCCTCGTGGTCGACACGCCGGTGACGGTGGACACGCTCGCGGCCGTCACCGAGCAACCCGGCGCGCGGATCGAGGAGAAGCTGCGGTCGATGGCCGACGAGCTCACCGCCCGCGACAGCGGTATCGATCTGCGCGAGGCCGGCGGCGGCTGGCGGATGTACACCCGCACCCGGTACGCGCCGTACGTGGAGAGACTGCTGCTCGACGGCGCCCGGTCCAAGTTGACCCGGGCCGCGCTGGAGACGCTGGCGGTGGTGGCCTACCGGCAGCCGGTGACCCGCGCCCGGGTCAGCGCGGTGCGCGGGGTCAACTGCGATGCGGTGATGCGGACGCTGCTGGCCCGGGGCCTGATCACCGAAGCCGGAACCGATCCCGACACCGGGGCCACCACCTTCGCCACCACCGAGCTGTTCCTGGAGCGGCTGGGGTTGTCGTCGCTGGCCGAGCTGCCCGACATCGCTCCGCTGCTACCCGATGTGGACGTCATCGACGATCTGAGCGAATCATTGGATGAGGAACCACGATTCGCCAAGCTGCACGCTTCCGCGCCGGAGGAGCAGCCGGTGGCGTTCGAGATGGATCAGGATTGA
- a CDS encoding pseudouridine synthase, which translates to MADQDGVRLQKVLSQAGVASRRVAEQMIREGRVEVDGRIVTELGTRVDPDTAEIRVDGMRIVLDDTMVYLAINKPRGMHSTMSDDRGRPCIGDLVEHRVRGNKNLFHVGRLDADTEGLMLLTNDGELAHRLMHPSFEVPKTYVATVHGSVPRNLGRRLREGVELKDGPARVDDFAVVAAVPGKTMVRVTLHEGRKRIVRRLLAAVGFPVQDLVRTDIGAVTLGDQRPGSIRALTRKEVGELYKAVGL; encoded by the coding sequence ATGGCCGACCAGGACGGAGTGCGGCTCCAGAAGGTGTTGTCGCAGGCCGGGGTGGCGTCCCGGCGGGTGGCCGAGCAGATGATCCGCGAGGGCCGGGTCGAGGTCGACGGGCGGATCGTCACCGAGTTGGGCACCCGGGTGGACCCGGACACCGCCGAGATCCGCGTCGACGGGATGCGGATCGTGCTCGACGACACCATGGTGTATCTGGCGATCAACAAGCCGCGCGGGATGCATTCGACGATGTCGGACGACCGGGGCCGGCCGTGCATCGGCGATCTGGTCGAGCACCGGGTGCGGGGCAACAAGAACCTGTTCCACGTGGGCCGGCTGGACGCCGACACCGAGGGCCTGATGCTGTTGACCAACGACGGTGAACTGGCCCACCGGTTGATGCATCCGTCTTTCGAGGTGCCCAAGACGTATGTGGCGACGGTGCACGGGTCGGTGCCCCGCAACCTGGGCCGCCGGCTGCGGGAAGGTGTCGAGTTGAAGGACGGGCCGGCCCGCGTCGACGACTTCGCCGTCGTCGCCGCGGTCCCGGGTAAGACGATGGTGCGGGTGACACTGCACGAGGGCCGCAAACGCATCGTGCGGCGGCTGCTGGCGGCGGTCGGCTTTCCGGTGCAGGATCTGGTCCGCACCGACATCGGCGCCGTGACGCTGGGCGATCAGCGCCCGGGCAGTATCCGGGCGTTGACCCGCAAGGAAGTTGGCGAACTGTACAAGGCGGTGGGTTTGTGA
- the cmk gene encoding (d)CMP kinase, which translates to MRPALVVAVDGPAGTGKSSVSKGLARALGARYLDTGAMYRIVTLAVLRAGVDPGNAEAVAEIADTVQLDVGQSPDDQRFYLGAEDVSDEIRGDAVTRAVSAVSAVPEVRERLVALQRQLAAGEDSVVVEGRDIGTVVFPDADVKIFLTATAEERARRRNAQNVAKGLDDDYAGVLADVQRRDRLDSSRAVAPLRAAADAVVVDTSDMTEQQVVEHLTALVAEQAGAPR; encoded by the coding sequence GTGAGGCCAGCGTTGGTGGTCGCCGTGGACGGCCCGGCCGGAACCGGGAAGTCCTCGGTGTCAAAGGGTTTGGCCCGTGCGCTGGGTGCGCGCTATCTCGACACCGGGGCGATGTACCGGATCGTGACGTTGGCAGTGCTGCGCGCCGGGGTGGACCCGGGGAATGCGGAGGCGGTCGCCGAGATCGCCGACACCGTGCAGCTGGACGTCGGGCAGAGCCCCGACGATCAACGCTTCTACCTTGGCGCCGAAGATGTCTCCGACGAGATCCGGGGCGACGCGGTCACCCGTGCGGTGTCGGCGGTGTCGGCGGTGCCGGAGGTCCGGGAGCGGCTGGTGGCGCTGCAGCGTCAGCTGGCGGCCGGTGAGGACAGCGTGGTGGTCGAGGGGCGGGACATCGGCACCGTGGTGTTTCCGGACGCCGATGTGAAGATCTTCCTGACCGCGACCGCCGAGGAGCGGGCCCGCAGGCGCAACGCGCAGAACGTGGCCAAGGGCCTCGACGACGACTACGCCGGGGTGCTGGCCGATGTGCAACGCCGGGACCGGCTGGACTCCAGCCGGGCGGTGGCGCCGCTGCGGGCCGCGGCCGATGCGGTGGTGGTCGACACCAGCGACATGACCGAACAACAGGTGGTGGAGCACCTCACCGCGCTGGTCGCCGAACAGGCGGGAGCACCGCGATGA
- the der gene encoding ribosome biogenesis GTPase Der: MTSGDGTWVDESDWELGADDVAAAVEDAAAVPPVVAVVGRPNVGKSTLVNRILGRREAVVQDVPGVTRDRVSYDALWGGRRFVIQDTGGWEPDARGLQQLVADQAMVAMRTADVIILVVDAVVGATTADEAAARMLRRSGKPVFLAANKVDNERGEADAAALWSLGLGEPHPISAMHGRGVADLLDHVLAALPEISQAAAAGGGLRRVALVGKPNVGKSSLLNRLAGDQRAVVHDVAGTTVDPVDSLIELGGKTWRFIDTAGLRRKVGQASGHEYYASVRTHGAIDAAEVVIVLIDASQPVTEQDQRILSMVTDAGRALVLAFNKWDLVDEERRHLLEREIDMDLSHVHWAPRVNVSAKTGRAVQKLVPALERALASWDNRITTGQLNTFLKEVLAATPPPVRGGRQPRVLFATQAAIRPPTFVLFTTGFLEAGYRRFLERRLREEFGFEGSPLRINVRVREKRAKK; encoded by the coding sequence ATGACCTCCGGGGACGGCACCTGGGTCGATGAGAGCGACTGGGAACTCGGCGCCGACGATGTGGCCGCGGCCGTCGAGGACGCCGCGGCGGTGCCACCGGTGGTGGCCGTGGTGGGGCGGCCCAACGTCGGCAAGTCCACGCTGGTCAACCGGATCCTGGGGCGGCGCGAGGCGGTCGTGCAGGACGTCCCGGGAGTGACCCGCGACCGGGTGTCCTACGACGCGCTGTGGGGCGGACGCAGATTCGTGATCCAGGACACCGGGGGATGGGAACCCGATGCCAGGGGGCTGCAACAGCTCGTCGCGGATCAGGCCATGGTGGCCATGCGCACCGCCGATGTGATCATCCTGGTGGTCGATGCGGTGGTCGGGGCGACCACCGCAGACGAGGCCGCCGCACGGATGCTGCGCCGTTCCGGCAAACCGGTGTTCCTGGCCGCCAACAAGGTCGACAACGAGCGCGGGGAGGCCGACGCCGCGGCGCTGTGGTCGTTGGGACTCGGTGAACCGCATCCGATCAGCGCCATGCACGGCAGGGGAGTGGCCGACCTGCTCGACCATGTCCTGGCAGCGCTGCCGGAGATCTCGCAGGCGGCCGCCGCCGGCGGCGGACTGCGTCGGGTGGCGTTGGTGGGCAAACCGAATGTGGGTAAGAGTTCGCTGCTCAACCGGTTGGCCGGCGATCAGCGGGCGGTGGTGCACGACGTCGCCGGCACCACCGTGGACCCCGTCGACTCGCTGATCGAATTAGGCGGGAAGACATGGCGATTCATCGACACCGCCGGGTTGCGCCGCAAGGTCGGTCAGGCCAGCGGACACGAGTACTACGCCTCGGTGCGCACCCACGGCGCGATCGACGCCGCAGAGGTGGTGATCGTGCTGATCGATGCCTCCCAACCGGTGACCGAACAGGATCAACGGATCCTGTCGATGGTCACCGACGCCGGCCGGGCGCTGGTGCTGGCGTTCAACAAATGGGATCTGGTCGACGAGGAGCGGCGCCACCTGTTGGAACGCGAGATCGACATGGACCTGTCCCATGTGCACTGGGCGCCCCGGGTCAACGTGTCGGCGAAAACCGGGCGTGCCGTGCAGAAACTGGTACCGGCGCTGGAGAGAGCCCTTGCGTCGTGGGACAACCGGATCACCACCGGGCAGCTGAACACCTTCCTCAAAGAGGTGCTGGCCGCCACCCCGCCGCCGGTGCGCGGCGGTCGACAACCACGGGTGCTGTTCGCCACCCAGGCCGCGATCCGGCCGCCCACCTTTGTGTTATTCACCACAGGTTTTCTGGAAGCCGGTTACCGGCGGTTCCTGGAGCGGCGGCTGCGTGAGGAGTTCGGATTCGAGGGCAGTCCCCTCCGGATCAACGTGCGGGTGCGGGAGAAGCGCGCCAAGAAGTGA
- a CDS encoding sulfite exporter TauE/SafE family protein: MSVVDMVLIALAGIGAGAINALVGSGTLITFPTLVTLGVPPVTATMSNAVGLVAGGVSGAWGYRRELRGQWHRLRWQIPMSLIGAGLGAFLLLRLPERVFVQVVPVLLVAALILVVCGPRIQAWARRRAEAAGRAADHVSVVQLVALVFGTFAIAVYGGYFTAAQGILFMALMGALLPEDIQRMNAVKNLLSLFINMVAAAGFMLVAFDRISWTAAALIAVGSLIGGYLGAHYGRRLSPNALRAAIVVVGLIGLYRLLTL; this comes from the coding sequence GTGTCTGTCGTCGACATGGTCCTGATCGCACTGGCGGGGATCGGGGCCGGAGCGATCAACGCCCTGGTCGGCTCCGGCACGTTGATCACCTTCCCGACCCTGGTGACGCTCGGTGTCCCACCGGTGACCGCCACGATGTCCAACGCGGTCGGTCTGGTGGCCGGGGGTGTCTCCGGGGCGTGGGGCTACCGGCGTGAACTGCGGGGCCAGTGGCATCGGTTGCGCTGGCAGATCCCGATGTCGCTGATCGGGGCCGGGTTGGGCGCTTTTCTGCTGCTGCGACTGCCGGAGCGGGTGTTCGTCCAGGTGGTTCCGGTGCTGCTGGTCGCGGCGTTGATCCTGGTGGTGTGCGGGCCGCGGATCCAGGCGTGGGCGCGGCGGCGGGCCGAGGCCGCCGGGCGGGCCGCCGACCACGTGTCGGTGGTGCAGCTGGTGGCGTTGGTGTTCGGCACCTTCGCGATCGCGGTGTACGGCGGCTACTTCACCGCGGCGCAGGGCATCCTGTTCATGGCGCTGATGGGGGCGCTGCTGCCCGAGGACATCCAGCGGATGAACGCGGTCAAGAACCTGCTGTCGCTGTTCATCAACATGGTGGCGGCGGCCGGGTTCATGCTGGTCGCGTTCGACCGGATCAGCTGGACGGCCGCGGCGCTGATCGCGGTGGGGTCGCTGATCGGCGGGTATCTGGGTGCCCACTACGGCCGGCGGCTGTCGCCCAACGCCCTGCGGGCGGCGATCGTGGTGGTCGGGTTGATCGGGCTGTACCGGCTGTTGACGCTGTAG
- a CDS encoding sulfite exporter TauE/SafE family protein, which produces MRALLIFTLVGVGAQLVDGALGMAFGVTATTLLVLSGLGAAQASAAVHLAELGTTLAAGLSHWKFKNIDWPMVVKLGGPGAVGAFLGATVLSSLSTEKAAPLMAAILVAIGAYVLLRFSLRNPPVLRRGSTPHSARFLSPLGLFGGFIDASGGGGWGPITTSTLLSRGKTAPRTVIGSVSASEFLVAASASLGFVVGLREEFIHNLPVVAGLAIGGIIVAPFAAWLVSRVNPALLGTAVGGLIVLLNSQRLVTFFGVTWPWSSALYALIVMVWAALMLHAWRLSRLPQPAAEEQPAEPAGAELAVVEPTR; this is translated from the coding sequence GTGCGTGCTCTTCTGATCTTCACGCTCGTGGGCGTGGGCGCCCAGCTCGTCGACGGCGCTCTCGGAATGGCCTTCGGTGTCACCGCCACCACGTTGCTGGTGCTCAGCGGCCTGGGCGCCGCGCAGGCCAGCGCAGCAGTCCACCTCGCCGAACTCGGCACCACGCTGGCGGCGGGCCTGTCGCACTGGAAGTTCAAGAACATCGACTGGCCGATGGTCGTCAAGCTCGGTGGGCCCGGTGCGGTCGGGGCTTTCCTCGGCGCCACCGTGCTGTCGTCGCTGTCGACCGAGAAGGCGGCGCCGCTGATGGCGGCGATCCTGGTCGCGATCGGCGCCTATGTGTTGTTGCGGTTCTCGTTGCGCAACCCGCCGGTGCTGCGCCGCGGCTCCACCCCGCACTCGGCGAGGTTCCTCAGCCCACTGGGGTTGTTCGGCGGTTTCATCGACGCGTCCGGCGGCGGGGGCTGGGGGCCGATCACCACCAGCACGCTGCTGTCCCGCGGCAAGACCGCGCCGCGCACGGTGATCGGATCGGTCAGCGCATCGGAGTTCCTGGTCGCCGCGTCGGCGTCGCTCGGGTTCGTCGTGGGGCTGCGCGAGGAGTTCATCCACAATCTGCCGGTGGTGGCCGGTCTGGCGATCGGCGGCATCATCGTCGCCCCGTTCGCCGCCTGGCTGGTCAGCCGGGTGAACCCGGCGCTGCTCGGCACCGCGGTGGGCGGATTGATCGTGCTGCTCAACAGCCAGCGGCTGGTCACCTTCTTCGGGGTGACGTGGCCGTGGTCGTCCGCCCTGTACGCGCTGATCGTGATGGTCTGGGCGGCGCTGATGCTCCACGCCTGGCGGTTGTCGCGCCTGCCGCAACCGGCGGCGGAGGAGCAGCCGGCCGAGCCGGCGGGCGCCGAGTTGGCCGTGGTGGAGCCGACCCGCTGA
- a CDS encoding acyl-CoA dehydrogenase family protein, with the protein MSGIDTGRAVFYDRTLFEPEHEMFRDSYRTFLKRSVAPYHQQWEIDGIVDRGVWLEAGKQGFLGMGVPEEHGGGGVADFRYNAIVTEETTAAGFSGLGFALHNDMVAPYLLRLATAEQKQRWLPRFCSGECITALAMTEPGAGSDLQGIRTRAVRDGDGWVLNGSKTFITNGINADLVIVFAQTDPDKGSMGYSLLVVERGMAGFERGRRLDKIGMTGQDTAELSFTDVRVPAENLLGKVGKGLLYLMQNLPQERLSIAVMSAAAMAATLESTLEYVQQRKAFGRPIGSFQNSRFVLAELATEATAIRIMVDEFVRLHDAGKLTAEQAAMAKWFATEAFVRLADRCLQLHGGYGYMREYPIAKSYLDARVQTIYGGTTEIMKEIIGRRLCT; encoded by the coding sequence ATGAGCGGAATCGACACGGGCCGGGCGGTGTTCTACGACCGCACACTCTTCGAACCGGAGCACGAGATGTTCCGCGATTCGTACCGCACATTTCTCAAACGCTCCGTCGCGCCGTACCACCAGCAGTGGGAGATCGACGGAATCGTCGACCGCGGCGTCTGGCTGGAGGCCGGTAAGCAGGGCTTTCTGGGAATGGGCGTGCCCGAGGAGCACGGCGGCGGGGGCGTCGCCGACTTCCGCTACAACGCGATCGTCACCGAGGAGACCACCGCGGCCGGGTTCAGCGGACTCGGCTTCGCGTTGCACAACGACATGGTCGCGCCGTATCTGTTGCGGCTCGCCACCGCCGAACAGAAGCAACGCTGGCTGCCGAGGTTCTGCAGCGGCGAGTGCATCACCGCGCTCGCCATGACCGAACCCGGCGCCGGAAGCGACCTGCAGGGCATCAGGACCCGCGCGGTGCGCGACGGTGACGGTTGGGTGCTCAACGGGTCGAAGACGTTCATCACCAACGGGATCAACGCCGACCTGGTGATCGTGTTCGCCCAGACCGACCCGGACAAGGGTTCGATGGGCTATTCACTGCTCGTCGTCGAGCGCGGGATGGCGGGTTTCGAACGTGGCCGCAGACTGGACAAGATCGGGATGACGGGCCAGGACACCGCGGAGTTGTCGTTCACCGATGTGCGGGTGCCGGCGGAGAACCTACTCGGCAAGGTGGGCAAGGGGCTGCTGTACCTGATGCAGAACCTGCCGCAGGAGCGGCTGTCGATCGCGGTGATGTCGGCGGCGGCGATGGCGGCGACGCTGGAGTCGACGCTGGAATACGTGCAGCAGCGGAAGGCCTTCGGCCGGCCGATCGGGAGTTTCCAGAACAGCCGGTTCGTGCTCGCCGAACTGGCCACCGAGGCCACCGCGATCCGCATCATGGTCGACGAGTTCGTCCGTCTGCACGACGCCGGGAAGCTCACCGCCGAGCAGGCGGCGATGGCCAAGTGGTTCGCCACCGAGGCGTTCGTCCGACTGGCCGACCGGTGCCTGCAACTGCACGGCGGCTACGGCTACATGCGGGAGTATCCGATCGCCAAGTCCTATCTCGACGCCCGGGTGCAGACCATCTACGGCGGCACGACCGAGATCATGAAAGAGATCATCGGCCGCCGGCTGTGCACGTGA